One segment of Kogia breviceps isolate mKogBre1 chromosome 14, mKogBre1 haplotype 1, whole genome shotgun sequence DNA contains the following:
- the CHP2 gene encoding calcineurin B homologous protein 2: MGSRSSHAARIPDVDSIQRETGFSQASLLRLYHRFRALDRNEKGYLSRVDLQQIGALAVNPLGDRIIDSFFPDGSLQLDFPGFVRVLARFRPVDDGDHGNRDPKEPEPLNSRMNKLRFAFQLYDLDGDGKISRHEMLQVLRLMVGVQVTEEQLESIANRTVQEADEDGDDAVSFLEFAKSLEKMNIEQKMSIRFLK; encoded by the exons ATGGGCTCCCGCAGCTCCCACGCCGCCAGGATCCCCGACGTGGACAGCATCCAGCGGGAGACCGGCT TCTCGCAGGCCAGCCTGCTCCGCCTCTACCACCGGTTCCGAGCGCTTGACCGGAATGAGAAGGGCTACCTCAG CCGCGTGGATCTGCAGCAGATCGGGGCTCTGGCCGTGAACCCCCTGGGAGACCGCATTATAGACAGCTTCTTCCCTGACGG GAGTCTGCAACTGGACTTCCCAGGCTTTGTCCGAGTCCTGGCTCGCTTTCGACCTGTAGATGATGGGGACCACGGAAACCGAGACCCCAAGGAACCCGAGCCCCTCAACAGCAGAATGAACAAACTTCGCT TTGCATTCCAGCTCTACGACCTGGATGGAGACGGGAAGATCTCCAGGCATGAGATGCTGCAG GTACTCCGGCTGATGGTTGGGGTGCAGGTGACAGAAGAGCAGCTGGAGAGCATCGCCAACCGCACGGTGCAGGAAGCCGACGAAGATGGAGATGACGCTGTGTCCTTCCTGGAGTTCGCCAAG TCCTTAGAGAAGATGAACATCGAGCAGAAAATGAGCATCCGGTTCTTGAAGTGA